GGGGTAGAGGCTGGCTTCTTATGTTTTTTAGTGTGTTGCTAGTCTTAAAGTAAGCTTGCTACTTTTGAACAGCTGAACAGGCGGTTCGGCAGGTATACTTGCTTAAACAAGCCGATTCCTATATCCTTCGTTTTGGGTATGTCGGCTTGGCGAGGGATCCAAACCTGCCGAAAGCCTTTAAACAAGGAGGAAAGAGTGGAGATTTTTTAAGTGGGTTTCTTAAAAAATACGACTCGTACCTTGTATAAAGGCTAGCCCCCATTGATTGAAAATGAATTTTCATCCAAAAATAAAAAAAGCTAGCATCTAGCTAACTTTTTTTAAACAAATTAGATTTAATGATTAGCATCCTCCACCAAAGCCGCCGAAACAAGAAGCCCCGATAATAATTAATAGAATAAAGAGGACAATAATTAAAGCAAAACCACTGCCAAAACCACTACAGCCTCCGCCGTAACCATATCCGCCATAACCACAACCGCCAAAGCCCATATTTTCACCCCCGTATATGCTTAATACTTCTAAGATATGCATAAAAAATTAAAATGCTCGCCTATACTCTGGACTGGTAAAAATAATAGGATTTTTGTAGATATATAAACCATTTAAATTATTTTACATAGAATGAATGAACCATAACATTGAATCCCAGTAGATCAGTTACCCTCCCGAACGGATTTGCAGTTGTAAAAAACAGAAAAACTCCCTGCCGCCTGGGAGTTTTTCTGTTTTTAAGCTGTATATGTTATAGAAAATTAGTTTACATAAAACAAATTACAGGAACAAAAAAGCTATTAGAATTATGATTCTAATAGCTTTTTTGTTTGGGAAGTTAATTTTATTGATTAATGTTTAAATCGTACACCGTTTTAAATATAAAATCATGTTCATACATCTAAATACCTCCCATCACCTTCTAGGGAAAAATCCTTTGAAAATATATGATGAGTAGTTTGTACATATGTAATAAATAGTTTTTTCTCTTATGAATAAAGTACATTAATTAGAACAAACTACACAAGACGCCGTGAGGCATCTACCGAAAATCCCTATTCTATTAGCAGAAAAAACTCCTGGCCAACGACAGGAGTTTTTTCTCTTTTTATGCTGTATATGATATACAAAGTTAGTTAACATAATGAGCGTTATAAGAACAAACTTGTTGGGCTTAGCATATAATCTGTTTGTTCAATGTCACAATAATATTGATTCGTAATTTAACTAAAAAAAGCTCCCTTAGGCAGTAAGGAGCTTTTTTTCATATGGGGTTAGAGCCCGTCCGAAAAATTAGTAATAGTTACCGACTGCTTAATCTACGGATGCTAATACCATCTAAGCTAGTAGTATTTCTATTACCTGAGTTATCTTCCCAAACTAAAAAACCATCTTCTACACGAATAAAAGTACCATTTCCATCAAGTTGTCTTCCCGCAGAAAAGACTTGAATCCGATCTCCCCTTCTAAAATCATCCAAACGATTACGAGAGGTACGACGACCACCAGTACGACGGTCACCAGTACGTTGTCCAGGCATAAAATCACCTCCAAACAAGGATA
This region of Priestia aryabhattai genomic DNA includes:
- a CDS encoding YjcZ family sporulation protein, whose product is MGFGGCGYGGYGYGGGCSGFGSGFALIIVLFILLIIIGASCFGGFGGGC